The Corynebacterium coyleae genome segment ACGACGGCGCAGGCTCCACGCACATGGAGCAGATTCAGCGCGCAGTGGTTGAGCACGGCGCGGACCTTGGTTTGGCGCACGATGGTGACGCGGATCGTTGCTTGGCTGTGGACGCCGAGGGCAATGTTGTCGACGGCGACCAGATCATGGCTGTACTGGCAACCGCGATGCGCGACAACAACTCGTTGCGCTCCAACACGCTGGTGGCCACGGTGATGAGCAACCTGGGGCTGAAGCAGGCAATGAAGCGCGAGGGCATCGAGATGCGGGAGACCAAAGTGGGCGACCGTTATGTCCTCGAAGAGCTCAACCGTGGCGACTTCTCCTTGGGTGGCGAGCAGTCCGGCCACATTGTGGTTCCGGAGCATGCGACCACCGGCGATGGCGTGCTGTCCGGTCTGATGCTCATGGCACGCATGGCTGAAACCGGGAAGTCGCTCGCTGAGTTGGCGAGTGTGATGACCGCGCTGCCGCAGACGCTGATCAACGTTCCGGTCTCAGACAAGTCGCGCATTCTTGACGACGAATCCGTTACCGCCGCGATCCGCGAAGCTGAAGCGGAGCTGGGCGATACCGGTCGTGTCTTGCTGCGTCCGTCGGGTACCGAGGAGCTGTTCCGCGTGATGGTGGAAGCAGCTGAGGAAGAACAGGCACGAAAGGTTGCCGGACAGCTCGCGGCGGTCGTCGCAGCCGTGTAACTTCTGAGTAAGAAGTTTTTTGCCCCGGCAGGGAACCGCCGGGGCGTTGGGGGAGTCTAACTAAGTAGAAATAGTTGGACTGGAATCTTTTCAGGGGTGGGAAATGACACGACATGTCAGTGCTGTCGACGTTGACGTTGACAATGTTCGAACGCAGTACGGTGCCGCGATTAACGCGTACCGTGCTGCGGCGCACGACCTCGACGCGAGGCGCATCACGGTGGACCCGTCTGCTTTCGGCGATGGCTTCGCGGAGCAAGGCCAGCGTGTTGCTGAGGCACTTGAAGCGCTTCACAGTACGTCGAAGCGGTTTTTAGAGGTCCGCAGCGAGAACTGGGAGCAGGTGCTCGCGCTTACCGACGACATCGTGGCCGCCGATGCACTCGCAGCCGAGGTACTTGAGGGGGTGGAGCAGCCATGATGCCGACAGTGCAAGATGATGTCCGTACCCTCGTCGAAGCAGTCGAGGTTGCACCTGAGGTGCCAGAGCACCAGCGCAATGCCGTGCGAGGCCTTGCCGGTGAGTTGATGTCCGAGTCCTCCTGTATCAGCGGGCTCGACCTTTCAGTGTTCGCACAGATCGGCTTGCAATTGGCGTTGAGTTGTGAGCGTCCGGATACGCCAGCGCGCACGTGCACGGCAGATAACAGCGGATGGTTTGAAGAGGTGGGCATCCGGGATCGGGAGTGCCGAAATGAAGCCCGCGAGACCGACCACTTTGAACACGTCAAGCAGGTAGGCCAGCGTATTGGAGAGTGCTCTTCGGCGATAGAAGCGATCGTGCGCTCAGCTGATATGGCGATTCGTGCGATCTTGGAACCTGCGCGCCGTGTGTTCGAAATCGCGCAGCGTTGCGGGATCACTCAGATTGTGGAGATCGCCGTAGAGGTGATCATCGAAGCGCTGCGGTGTGCAACGGCAACGACCACGGACCGAAATGGGGTGATCCGGGAGTGCCTCGACAGCATTGCCGAGTGCACCGGTGAGGCGGCGCAAACCCAGCCAGAGCCTGCGGTGGAGAAACCATGCGACACGGTTGCAAGCTCCTCGGTCGGCACTGTGGCCGCCGGCGTGAATATCTCGGTCGATGTGGGGCTGAAGCTGGGCGTTGAGCTCGACCTCGCACAAGGAGAGGTGGAATGCCCGCCGGAGGAAGCACCGAAGCCGGAGCCTGAACCGCCGGCGAAACCAGCACCGAAACCTGCTCCAGCACCGGCGCCAACGCCACCGCCACCGCCACCGCCTGCACCTGCACCGACACCGACTAAGGATGGGGTTATCGCCCCACCGCCAGAACTGTCGCAGGTGCAAGAGCCGCCACCACCGCCGAAGAAGGCACAGCACGTCGATACAACGGCTGCTTCCGTAGGTGGCGCAGACGGGGCACAATCAGGCGCTC includes the following:
- the glmM gene encoding phosphoglucosamine mutase is translated as MTRLFGTDGVRGLANEALTAPLALKLGAAAATVLTKDRRSGKRRPVALIGRDPRVSGEMLAAAMAAGMASKGVDVLRVGVIPTPGLAFLTDDYGADIGVMISASHNPMPDNGIKFFSAGGHKLPDDIEDEIERAMDELEETGPTGTSIGRVIEEAPDAQSRYLAHLADAVSTDLSGIKVVVDCANGAAFEVAPKAYAAAGADVTAIFNKPDAYNINDGAGSTHMEQIQRAVVEHGADLGLAHDGDADRCLAVDAEGNVVDGDQIMAVLATAMRDNNSLRSNTLVATVMSNLGLKQAMKREGIEMRETKVGDRYVLEELNRGDFSLGGEQSGHIVVPEHATTGDGVLSGLMLMARMAETGKSLAELASVMTALPQTLINVPVSDKSRILDDESVTAAIREAEAELGDTGRVLLRPSGTEELFRVMVEAAEEEQARKVAGQLAAVVAAV